Part of the Triticum aestivum cultivar Chinese Spring chromosome 4D, IWGSC CS RefSeq v2.1, whole genome shotgun sequence genome is shown below.
gattaacgagctagtctagtagaggcttactagggacactgtgtttgtctatgtattcacacatgtatcaagttttcggttaatacaattctagcatgaataataaacatttatcatgatacaaggaaatataaaataataaataTTTCCTTCATTACCCCCCNNNNNNNNNNNNNNNNNNNNNNNNNNNNNNNNNNNNNNNNNNNNNNNNNNNNNNNNNNNNNNNNNNNNNNNNNNNNNNNNNNNNNNNNNNNNNNNNNNNNNNNNNNNNNNNNNNNNNNNNNNNNNNNNNNNNNNNNNNNNNNNNNNNNNNNNNNNNNNNNNNNNNNNNNNNNNNNNNNNNNNNNNNNNNNNNNNNNNNNNNNNNNNNNNNNNNNNNNNNNNNNNNNNNNNNNNNNNNNNNNNNNNNNGTTTTGGCGGTTAAATTACATTGATCCTGACTTGCAGCTGAAACTACATTTTTCTCGGCTTGCCGGTTAAATACCATACCGTTATGCCCTAAATTTGTGGTGTCTTAATGATGTCCGTCTTGGTCGGCCATACTCCTTTTTGCCTTATTTTGTTGGCCTCGATATTTAGATTTGGCTATTGTTGTATTGGTGGATTCGCTTGCACATCTAGCTTGCCTAAGTTTTGTTTGCTTGCCGGTAAATTCAGCGTACTCACCTATCTGGTTCTTCTGATCAGACCCTGAGGATGATCCTTATGCTTGTGGAGATGCCGCCAAGTTCACCGACTAGAACGTGTCCCAGGATATCCCTGAGTTTGGAGTCCGCTACCATTACGCTTTCGCTTCTGCTTTAGTCTTCTACTCTGATCTAGGCTTGTTACGTATAAATAATGTACAAGGTTGACGCACTAAGTTTGCCTTTTCAACTACCTCGCTATTGTTGTAATCGaacctttttttttgcgggggaataATCGAACCTATTTGGTTTTGTATCATGTTATCAAGTGATCGTTGCTAGATGATATGATCTCTCGGCCAGTGGCGGACCTAGGAACTGAGTAATGGGGATGCCATACATACGAAATTTGGGGAAATTACGCTAAAGTAAATTTTGCTTAAACATCATTGTAAATCCAACAAATTGTCTAAAAATAGCATTAAGTTGCTAGAAAGTTAATgttaagtagtactccctctgtaaggaaatgatctaaatgctcttacatTTCTTTATAGAGAGTATATATTATAGCCAATTTTTTATTTTTGAGAGTGGGGGTGGGGGCATGGCACTCACGGCACCCCCGCTAGATTCGCCACTGCTACGGGCTCGTACATAGCGCAGCCAATTGAATGAAATGGTGTGCGACATGGCCGGGAGTGGAGGAGGCCGGGGCGATCGACGTATCAGGGGCCACGGCGGGAAGGTTTACGGGAAAATATTTTCCCCCTAGATAGAGGTCAACTAATTTTTTGAGTATACGAAATTTGTTTGGGCAGTTTTTTTTTAACTCTCTCCAAACAAGTTATTTTGCATAGGAAGTTGAAGATGCCCTaagttttttgttttccttttgaaATCGGAATCGCGCGGTTCTAATTCGGCACGTGCTGCCCGTGGCGTACTGCCGCAGTGGGACTCTCGGAGCATGTAGCCCGCGGAGTTATTAGCATGTCGCATTTTTTTCTCTTTCAAGCAGAGATCAGCGGATCAATGAGCAACACGTCAGTACTTGACCACACATGGTTTGGTAGCTGGGCCTGCTGGACCCGTGCTACGGCACCGCCACTGGCACGTGGGCCCGCTCCTCGGATCTTCTCATTCTCGGATTCTCCGTCTCCCTTCGAATTTTGAATTCGCTATTAACTGTCGGAGAGAATGCGGACGTGAGATCCATGCGCACGAAAGACCCGGTCGTGTGCAGTAGCACACATGCTGGACATACATGCATCGACAAAGACAACCCTGCTAGGATGCTAGGGAAGGAAAATCACAAGCTTTCTCCAATCTTAGTCACCTTTGGAGATTTCTGGACCATCGTCCAATCATTATCATCACTTTTAGTCCTGGCATGACATAGCATGTACTCCTAGATTAATCTCTCAAAAAATTCTCCAACAACGTTCTGCAAAAAATCACATATTCTCTCGCAAAAAAAAATCACATATTCAGACTGATTTAACACAGCTCCATAATAAATACtccctttgtttcttttttcttccgGCAAAGGGTGAATTTTATGAGCTCAGCGTGAAGCATCAAGAGGACACAAACCCAATgaacacacacccggcctctgcaaaactagaatgcacacaaccaacaccaacacacgcacacaaaaacacaccggcaaatagcaaagtcatgtaagaccaaagctatgtgtagatgaggaaaaaagaaaaccccaaGCGATCGGATCCGTAAtcgacaaactacaacaatgaccatatccgcaccaaccatctcatgacgCCACACGAGCGACGAGGTTCTTCAACAgtaacgccttcaggaagggatcAACACTCAAGCGTCGACGTCACCAGATCGGACCACCCAAGGTTAGAATATggattttcaccctgaagaatcagcctgagcatatccgagcaatgccttcaataaGGTAACGACATAAAAGtatcgccattgccaggtataaccaacagAGGTAAAGACCCGGGCTTTCACCCCAGAACTCGAGACCGATGTGTTACTTATGTCTTATCACCACCACTTTTCTACAATCCCAACAATTGCATGCAATGTGGACCGTCGCCGCTGCACAACCATCCCTCTGCGTCAAGTCGTCGCCCATAGTTTGCATCTCTTTGTCGAAGTCAACCACCGGGTCTGGAGAGAGAAAACCTCGCCAAGACCTTTCGATGGCCACCGCAATGCACAACGAGTCCGCCGCCGTAGAACGGAGTGGTCGCTGTAAGGACCAACCCCGATGTCCGAGAACACCGCCGCCGCCTACCACCTCGCCGAAGAGAGCCCCCCGCACAGGCCTGGCGGCCCAGGGACCAACGTGGCCAAAGCCAGAGCACGATATGCAGATCAACATCACCCGCGCCGCTAAATCAAGAGCGCGCATCCGGCAGACCAGCGTCGCGCCTTGCAATCCAGGCCGGCAAGCACCAATGCCAAGAGCAAGTGAGCACCTTCAGACGTTGAAAGCACCATGAAGCCACGCTGCACTCCACCGGTGTCGTCTGCCGATGTCGTCCCAAAGGTGGATTCCGACGAGACCATGTACGGCTACCGCCGGCCACGGAGTGGAACAACACACGCAAGAAGGGGAGGTAGTTGCAGCCCAACTGGCCACCAAGTCCCAAGACGCTGCCGTCGTAGGGTCCGAGCACAGCCAGAAAGTCCACGGCAAGGGCACGGCGGCGCCCCCATCTAGCCCGCCCAGATCTGGGGAAAGGGCCAGCCCAGGGTACCTTCCATTGGCGCACGAGCAGACACTGTGCAGTTGCCTCGCTTGCTACACCCGCATCCCAGAGCTCCACCATTGGCCAGCCAAGTCCAAGCAGCACCGGCCCCAGCGCAAGCTCGCGGATTCGGGCAGGCGCCCGCAGCCAAGGCATGaggggaggagagggaaggaggaagtCGCCCACCGCCACCGTGTAGTGCGAGGGGCTTTGCCCCTGCGACCCTAGCCGGTGGCGGCAAGAAGGGGGAGGCAGGATGGAGGCGCTAGTGGCGACGGTGGGAGTCGTCGCTCGAGTCGCCGCCAAGGACaacactccctccgtttctaaatataagactttgTAGAGATTCCATTATGAACCACATAcgaatatatatagatgcattttagagtataaattcactcattttgctctatatgtagttcatagtgaaatatctacaaagatttatatttaggaacgaagaaaGTATATGCACAATGCAGCACAGTAGTAGCATcacgtactccctctgtaaacaaatataaataAACATAAGaacatttagatcactaaaatagtgatttATATGCTCTTATATTCCTGGAGGGAGTACATCATAAACATGTTGCACCGAGATTTCTTTTCAAATTACCACACCCAAACCATTACTAACTTTCCAGATTTTAACACAGGAGAAACGGCTCACGTGCATAGCGATCACTCGTTCCCACAACGTAAAACTCAAGCAAAGCTTGGTACTACTTCGTCCTCTCCAGCTCCTGTCCCCTCAAGGGCAGCCTTTCTCTCGGCAAGCTCAAATCCAGCCCCGACACGCTCGCACACAAGACAACACCTCCTCACTCCAAATTACAAAAACGCCCCTAAGCTTAACGGTAGGCCTCGGAGAAGAAGACAACATTTCGGTCTTTTCCCCTCCGGCTGCTACGATTTATTCCTCTCTCGAAATAAAATGCCAAGCAAAAGTTTCGGATAAATATTTCCGCACGCCTCTCAAAATATGCAGACTCCcgagaaataaagtcaaattatgtTTAAAACTGTTCTCTTTCAAAAAGTTGCTGTGGAGCTGCCGTCGCCGCTTCCGTCCGGTCAGGCCGCCAGGGGCTCCGGCGCGAAGAGGTCGTCGAGGTCCGCCAGCTCCACGAAGTCCGCCGAGGGGTCCCACCTGCTGCTGCACGCCGCGGGGAGGCAGAACTGCATCAGGTTGTTCAGGGAGGTTTCCTCGTCGACGAGTCCCAGGCCGAACGCTGCCGTCACCTCCTCGTCCGCGTTCACCAAGGACCAGCTGGTGGTCGCCGACTGGGAGGGCGACGGGGGGGAGGCCGCCGTGGTGATGGGGGACGGGGCAGAGGTCGCCGTGGTGGAGGGTGACGGGGGAGAGGCCGCCCTGCCGAAGGGCGACGGAGGAGGGGCCGCCGTGGTGGAGGGCGACGGGGGAGAGGCCGCGGATGTCGACGGCGACGGCGCGGACGCCGTCACggtggagaggggcggcgagggggagggggcggtgtACTTCATGACTGCGCTCGGGCCGCGGAGGCGGAGCACGGCGGAGTCATAGACGGACTTGGCCTCCTCGGCGGTGTTGAAGGTGCCAAGCCAGACGCGCCGCCCCAGCTTCGGGTC
Proteins encoded:
- the LOC123096503 gene encoding pathogenesis-related genes transcriptional activator PTI6, which encodes MDGCWRLPGGHGGGAAGRVVRVHFLDADATDDSDEETNQPQRRGARRCVREIGLPRAFSRLPSAAAGAVSSSSHWTRDKRLRAAAAGKKRTLVACGGDDWSAGTWSARQLRGVRRRPWGKYAAEIRDPKLGRRVWLGTFNTAEEAKSVYDSAVLRLRGPSAVMKYTAPSPSPPLSTVTASAPSPSTSAASPPSPSTTAAPPPSPFGRAASPPSPSTTATSAPSPITTAASPPSPSQSATTSWSLVNADEEVTAAFGLGLVDEETSLNNLMQFCLPAACSSRWDPSADFVELADLDDLFAPEPLAA